The genomic segment GTCTATGACGGCCCGGAACGGACCGAACTGCCCCACGCGGATTTGCCTTCCGTCGATGCAGGAGTGCCCGCCGAATTGCTCGCCCGCAGGCCGGACCTTTCCGCTTCCGAATTGCGGCTGCGCAAGGCGCTGGCGAGTTCAGACGCAACGGCGGCGAGCTATTACCCCAAGCTCAGCCTGACAGGTTCGCTTGGGACAGCCAGTAGCAGCTTGCTGTCTATCCTCAGCAACCCCGTGGCCAGTCTGGGTGCCGCTCTGTCCCTGCCGACACTCAATCCTGACCGTATCCGGCTGGGTACGGGCATCGCGCGCGCGGATTACGAGGCCGCCGTCCAGCAGTTCCGGCAGGATTTCTACGATGCCCTGCGCGATACGGCGAATGCCCTTTCGGCGCGCCAGCATTATCAGCAGCAGGGTGAAGCCCTCCAGCGGTCGCTGGATGCGGCGAAGGATGCGGAAGGCCTCTACGCTCGTCAGCATGCTGCCGGGGCCGTCGCCTTGCGGAGCTGGATCGACGCGCTGGAGCGCCTGCGCAGCGCCGAGAGCAGCGTGAGCGAAAACCGGCTCAACCAGCTCAACGCCCAAGTCGCGCTCTATCAGGCGCTTGGTGGCGGTGCCGTGATGCCGCCTGAAAATGCCGACCAGTGATTTCCCGCCTCGTTCCCCCCTTTTCGAGGCACTGCACAAGGAGTGAAACAATGCGCAACTTCCTGGCCCCGCTCTTCGCGGCGGCACTTCTGACCATTGCCCCGCAGGCGCTTCAGGCCCAACCGAAGCCGGCTGAACCGCCGCGCAAGGAAGGACAGGCCAAGCCCCAACCCCAGCCCACGCAGAAGCCGGCGGCAAAGAAGGAGGCGCCGAAACAAGGGCCTTCATCCAAAAGCCCCTATGGCGAATGGAAGAGCGCG from the Erythrobacter sp. SG61-1L genome contains:
- a CDS encoding BA14K family protein — encoded protein: MRNFLAPLFAAALLTIAPQALQAQPKPAEPPRKEGQAKPQPQPTQKPAAKKEAPKQGPSSKSPYGEWKSAWGKAPPAPPKHWTKTNDWHRHVRACQQRYKSYNAKTDTYRTQSGKRPRCKL